GGATCAGGTAGATGGCGAGCGTCAGTAGCCCTACCAGCGAAGCGAGCGAATATTTCACGACGGAATCGCCAAGCGTGATGATGCGGGTGCGCATGTTTTCGGCGATCGCGTCGATAATGCCCGCGTCCATCAGCGCCGGAAAGCGCTTCGGCAGCGTCGCCGCGAAGCCAGAGAGCTTATTGAGCATGCCGGGAATATCGCGGATCAGGTTAATTCCCTGCTGCCAGGCCACCGGCACCACCACGAAGGCCATCACCAGCACAATGCCGATAAAGAGCACCAGCACCAGCGTCGCGGCAAGGCCGCGCGAACAGCCGATGCGCTGCAGCCGCGACGTCGGCCATTCCAGCAGATAAGCGAGGACGATAGCGACCAGCAACGGCGCCAGCAAACCATGCAGGAAGAAGAGGATACAAAAACCGGCGACCAGAATCGCCAGCAGCGCTATCGCTTCCGGGTCGCTGAAGCGACGACGATACCACTGCATTAACATTTCAAGCATAAAAGACCTTCCCTGACGGGTGACGCCACAGGCGCGAGGGCGAATTGTATCGAAATGTCACAAAAAAGACCGTGATTTTTGTGCCCCCAGGCAGACAACCCGCCGTCGGATGAATATGATTTCCCGACGCATTTGTAAAACGGACTTCCCAGCCGGGCGCGCGTACTGAACAAAGCGATGCCGGGCGGGTCAAAAGAGACTCTATACAGACGGGAAAGAGGCTATGTTCAGGCAGTTGAAAACGACACTGGTTGCAACGCTTATCGGCAGTATGCTGGCAGGCCCGCTTGCGCCCGCCTTTGCAGCGGACCCGGCCGACGGTTTGCCGGATATGGGCACCTCGGCGGGCAGCACGCTCTCTATCGGTCAGGAGCTTCAGATGGGCGATTACTACGTCCGTCAGCTGCGCGGCAGCGCGCCCCTGATCAACGACCCGCTGCTGGTGCAGTATATCAACGGGCTGGGTATGCGTCTGGTCTCGCACGCCGATTCGGTAAAAACCCCTTTCCACTTCTATCTCATTAATAACGACGAAATTAACGCCTTCGCCTTTTTCGGCGGCAACGTGGTGCTGCACTCGGCGCTGTTCCGCTATGCCGATAACGAAAGCCAGCTCGCCTCGGTGATGGCGCACGAAATCTCTCACGTCACCCAGCGCCATCTGGCGCGCGCGATGGAAGATCAAAAGCGCAGCGCCCCGCTCACCTGGGTCGGCGCGCTCGGCTCCATACTGCTCGCGATGGCGAGCCCGCAGGCGGGTATGGCGGCGCTGACCGGCACGCTCGCCGGTACGCAGCAGGGTGTTATCACGTTTACCCAGCAGAACGAGCAGGAAGCGGACCGCATCGGCATTCAGGTGCTGCAACGCTCCGGTTTCGATCCGCAGGCGATGCCCACCTTCCTTGAGAAACTCCTCGACCAGGCGCGCTACTCCACGCGCCCGCCGGAAATTCTGCTGACTCACCCGCTGCCGGAAAGCCGTCTGGCGGACGCCCGCAACCGCGCGAACCAGATGCGCCCGGTGGTATCGCAATCTTCCGAGGCGTTTTACATGGCGAAAGTGCGCGCGCTTGGCATGTATAACTCCGGGCGCAACCAGCTCACCAGCGATATTCTGGATGCGCTCGCCAAAGGCAACCTGCGCGAACAGCACGCCGCGCAGTATGGCCGCGCCCTGGAGGCGATGCAGGATAAACGCTTCGCCGAGGCGCGCCAGCAGCTGGAGCCGCTGTTGCGCGCGCAGCCAGGCAACGCCTGGTATCTCGACCTCGCCACCGATATTTCGCTTGGCGAGCACAAAGCGCAGGAGGCGATTG
This DNA window, taken from Cronobacter universalis NCTC 9529, encodes the following:
- the bepA gene encoding beta-barrel assembly-enhancing protease, which gives rise to MFRQLKTTLVATLIGSMLAGPLAPAFAADPADGLPDMGTSAGSTLSIGQELQMGDYYVRQLRGSAPLINDPLLVQYINGLGMRLVSHADSVKTPFHFYLINNDEINAFAFFGGNVVLHSALFRYADNESQLASVMAHEISHVTQRHLARAMEDQKRSAPLTWVGALGSILLAMASPQAGMAALTGTLAGTQQGVITFTQQNEQEADRIGIQVLQRSGFDPQAMPTFLEKLLDQARYSTRPPEILLTHPLPESRLADARNRANQMRPVVSQSSEAFYMAKVRALGMYNSGRNQLTSDILDALAKGNLREQHAAQYGRALEAMQDKRFAEARQQLEPLLRAQPGNAWYLDLATDISLGEHKAQEAIDRLKSAPDLKTNPVLQLNLANAYLEGSQPAQAVTILNRYTFTWPDDTNGWDLLAQAQAALGNRDQELAARAEVMALLGKLDQAISLLSSASSQVKLGSLQQARYDARIDQIRQLQQRFRPYEKM